One region of Culex pipiens pallens isolate TS chromosome 2, TS_CPP_V2, whole genome shotgun sequence genomic DNA includes:
- the LOC120430579 gene encoding radial spoke head 1 homolog, which yields MHRLGREKISQQYVPSDEDFPIVFEIQKYNGPRNRRSDPHGEGKAKLVNGYRYEGFFRNGVPHGRGRLALNEGFRYEGRWRKGQKHGMGRMYYPDCSWYEGEFRKDLRHGCGVYHYPNGACYEGNWFGDKRHGVGLYSYARENIKLRGTWVEDVARGAAEVLFEGCRFHGYWEGEQPRGPGCFTFETDIMVRGKFYCDAKEGGEEKTLVWQPEAIEKYEYAKLPLEPLPLPVEESDVSATSSSEEEECDSVAESLASTIVIGDE from the exons atgCACCGGTTGGGTCGTGAAAAAATCTCCCAACAGTACGTTCCATCCGATGAAGATTTTCCGATAGTGTTTGAGATTCAG AAATACAACGGCCCGCGAAACCGGCGCTCGGATCCGCACGGCGAGGGCAAAGCCAAGCTGGTCAACGGGTACCGCTACGAGGGCTTCTTCCGCAACGGCGTGCCCCACGGACGGGGTCGTCTAGCGTTGAACGAAGGCTTCCGGTACGAGGGGCGCTGGCGCAAGGGCCAGAAGCATGGCATGGGCCGGATGTACTATCCGGATTGTTCCTGGTACGAGGGCGAATTTAGGAAGGATTTGCGACATGGTTGTGGGGTTTATCACTACCCGAATGGGGCGTGTTACGAGGGGAACTGGTTCGGGGATAAGCGTCATGGGGTTGGGTTGTACAGTTATGCCAGGGAAAATATAAAGCTGAGAGGAACCTGGGTTGAGGACGTCGCCAGGGGAGCTGCGGAAGTTCTGTTTGAGGGATGTCGCTTTCATGGCTATTGGGAAGGTGAGCAGCCGAGAGGTCCGGGATGCTTTACCTTTGAGACGGATATCATGGTCAGGGGAAAGTTTTATTGTGACGCGAAGGAAGGTGGTGAGGAGAAGACGCTGGTGTGGCAGCCGGAAGCCATCGAAAAGTACGAGTACGCCAAGCTGCCGTTGGAACCATTGCCGCTGCCGGTTGAGGAGTCGGACGTTTCTGCGACAAGTTCGTCTGAGGAAGAAGAGTGCGACTCGGTGGCGGAAAGTTTGGCTTCAACTATTGTGATTGGCGATGAATGA